A single Halarcobacter anaerophilus DNA region contains:
- a CDS encoding carbonic anhydrase codes for MILTRLIKGNENFRKKNYKALESELKDLVKHGQKPEVMFIGCSDSRVTPDLMLGTKPGDMFILRNVGNFVPPFKHDEDFHGSAAAIEYAIAVLKVKHIIICGHSHCGACKSLYEDIPDNGSFVHIKTWLTLGAKAKETTLKNNNFKTEEEMYRATERNSIRHQLDNLLTYPEVEKLYKKGELQVHGWYYNIETAQLDYYDKEDDKFKPLNEMTYEPRKS; via the coding sequence ATGATCTTGACCCGATTGATAAAAGGCAATGAAAATTTTAGAAAGAAAAACTACAAAGCCTTGGAATCTGAGTTAAAAGATTTGGTAAAACACGGACAAAAACCTGAAGTAATGTTTATAGGTTGTTCCGACAGCAGAGTAACTCCGGATTTAATGCTTGGAACAAAACCCGGAGATATGTTTATTTTAAGAAATGTCGGAAATTTTGTTCCCCCTTTTAAACATGATGAAGATTTCCACGGAAGTGCAGCTGCAATCGAATATGCCATTGCCGTTTTAAAAGTAAAACATATTATTATTTGCGGACACTCACATTGCGGAGCCTGTAAAAGCCTTTATGAAGATATTCCCGATAACGGTTCTTTTGTCCATATAAAAACCTGGCTTACGCTAGGAGCAAAAGCAAAAGAGACAACACTTAAAAATAATAATTTCAAAACCGAAGAGGAGATGTATAGAGCAACGGAGAGAAACTCTATTAGACATCAATTAGATAATCTTCTAACATATCCTGAAGTTGAAAAACTATATAAAAAAGGTGAACTTCAAGTTCATGGATGGTATTATAATATAGAAACAGCACAGCTTGATTATTATGATAAAGAAGATGACAAATTTAAACCACTAAACGAGATGACCTATGAGCCAAGAAAAAGTTGA